The Littorina saxatilis isolate snail1 linkage group LG1, US_GU_Lsax_2.0, whole genome shotgun sequence nucleotide sequence AACAGAGACCGCAGCAGGCAAAATGGTACTAACAGCACCTTTAACATGAACGTGACACAGGGTGGTGAAAACAGAGACGGCAGCAGGACAAATGGTACTAACAGCACCTTTAAAATGAACACAGGGTGGTGAAAACAGAGACGGCAGCAGGACAAATGGTACGAACAGCACCTTTGACATAAACACAGTGTGGTGAAAACAGAGACGGCAGCAGGACAAATGGTACTAACAGCACCTTTAACATGAACGTGACACAGGGTGGTGAAAACAGAGACGGCAGCAGGACAAATGGTACGAACAGCACCTTTAACATGAACACAGGGTGGTGAAAACAGAGACGGCAGCAGGACAAATGGTACTAACAGCACCTTTAAAATGAACACAGGGTGGTGAAAACAGAGACGGCAGCAGGACAAATGGTACGAACAGCACCTTTAACATGAACACAGGGTGGTGAAAACAGAGACCGCAGCAGGCAAAATGGTACTAACAGCTCCTTTAACATGAACACAGGGTGGTGAAAACAGAGACGGCAGCATGCAAAATGGTACTAACAGCACCTTTAACATGAACACAGTGTGGTGAAAACAGAGAAGGCAGCAGGACAAATGGTACTAACAGCACCTTTAACATGAACACAGTGTGGTGAAAACAGAGAAGGCAGCAGGACAAATGGTACTAACAGCACCTTTAACATGAACACAGTGTGGTGAAAACAGAGACGGCAGCAGGCAAAATGGTACTAACAGCACCTTTAACATGAACACAGTGTGGTGAAAACAGAGACGGCAGCAGGACAAATGGTACTAACAGCACCATTAACATGAACACAGTGTGGTGAAAACAGAGAAGGCAGCAGGACAAATGGTACTAACAGCACCTTTAACATGAACACAGTGTGGTGAAAACAGAGACGGCAGCAGGCAAAATGGTACTAACAGCACCTTTAACATGAACACAGTGTGGTGAAAACAGAGACTGCAGCAGGACAAATGGTACGAACAGCACCTTTAACATGAACACAGGGTGGTGAAAACAGAGACGGCAGCAGGCCAAATGGTACTAACAGCACCTTTAACATGAACACAGTGTGGTGAAAACAGAGACTGCAGCAGGACAAATGGTACGAACAGCACCTTTAACATGAACACAGTGTGGTGAAAACAGAGACGGCAGCAGGCCAAATGGTACTAACAGCACCTTTAACATGAACACAGGGTGGTGAAAACAGAGACGGCAGCAGGCCAAATGGTACTAACAGCACCTTTAACATGAACACAGTGTGGTGAAAACAGAGACGGCAGCATGCAAAATGGTACTAACAGCACCTTTAACATGAACACAGTGTGGTGAAAACAGAGAAGGCAGCAGGACAAATGGTACTAACAGCACCTTTAACATGAACACAGTGTGGTGAAAACAGAGACGGCAGCAAGCCAAATGGTACTAACAGCATCTTTAACATGAACACAGTGTGGTGAAAACAGAGACGGCAGCAGGACAAATGGTACTAACAGCACCATTAACATGAACACAGGGTGGTGAAAACAGAGAAGGCAGCAGGACAAATGGTACTAACAGCACCTTTAACATGAACACAGTGTGGTGAAAACAGAGACGGCAGCAGGCAAAATGGTACTAACAGCACCTTTAACATGAACACAGTGTGGTGAAAACAGAGACGGCAGCAGGACAAATGGTACTAACAGCTCCTTTAACATGAACACAGGGTGGTGAAAACAGAGACGGCAGCATGCAAAATGGTACTAACAGCACCTTTAACATGAACACAGTGTGGTGAAAACAGAGACGGCAGCAGGCCAAATGCTACGAACACCTCCTTTAACATGAACACAGGGTGGTGAAAACAGAGACGGCAGCAAGCCAAATGGTACTAACAGCACCTTTAACATGAACACAGGGTGGTGAAAACAGAGACGGCAGCAGGCAAAATGGTACTAACAGCACCTTTAACATGAACACAGTGTGGTGAAAACAGAGACGGCAGCAGGCAAAATGGTACTAACAGCACCTTTAACATGAACACAGTGTGGTGAAAACAGAGACGGCAGCAGGCCAAATGGTACTAACAGCACCTTTAAAATGAGCCCAGTCTGGTGAAAACAAAGACGCGAAGTGTCAACGGCAGAGTGAACGTGGCGTGCCATTGAAATGCAGTGTAGGCGTGCGATGTCGCACTTCTTGTGTGTCTTCTCTGCTCTCATTCTGACGTTCTGGATAACCACCACTAACGCTGGGTCTTTCTCCGCACATCTTTATCGAGTAAGTACTTTTGTATTCAAGATCAAGAAAAGAAGTCTACATTGTATTAGATAAAGGTGCCAACTCGGTTGACTGTATATGATATGTGATAACACTGGACTAAGAACAAATTCTTCGTTTGATATTGCATTAGATATAAAAGCGCACATTTTCGATTAAGTACATTATTCTGGACCAAGAAAAAAGTCTTCGTTTAATATTGTTTTTCATAAAAACTCACATTATCGAGTAATACATTATTCTAGACCAAGAAAAAAGTCTTCGTTTGATATTTTGTATAAAAAAATGCGCATATTATTGAGTAAGTACATTATTCtagatcaataaaaaaaaatctacgTTTTATATTGTGTTAAATAAAGATGGCAGCTCGGTAGACTGTATCTATATGGTAATACTGGACCAAGAAAATCCTACGTTTGAAAATGTACATATATTAAGCAAAGGAGGCGTCTCAGCGAGCATTATCGAGTAAGAACAGAATTCtggggggaaaaaagaaaaaaagaacaaagtcaACGCATACAACAGCGACTGAGTAACCCCAAACATCGACTTGGCAAATAATTATTTTGTCAGATCGGTCAGATATGTACCCATTTCATTACCCAGCCCTCGTTTAtattcttggcatgtcatcatattcaacATTCTGTATCATAAAGTCTGTCCGGTCGATTTTTCTAAATTAATCACACTAATTGTTTTaacacactctgaaaatatcacagGCAAAATGTCAGCGAAATCACTTGAATGTTTTGGTCAAGCGGTGTCCGATGTCTTTTATACGTTATGCTAgaccaagaaaaaaaaagtgtacgCTCAACATTATATACTTAAGGAAACGGGGTATCTCAGCGGGGGGTATCGAGTAAGTTCACAATTCTTGACCCGGACAAGCCTGCGGTCAataatgttttttataaaaagGGAACAGTTTGACCGACAAGATAAGTAAATCCGTGAAAACCCAGAGAAAGAATTCAGTCACAAGCCAGCAAATTACTGCATTTGAAAGTGAGTACATTTTAAACTAAGCGAAAAATCCGGGCACATGGATATTAACTGTTCGAATTCATTCACGACACCGACAAAAATACTGTTGGcgcttgtgcgtgcgtgtgcgtatgtgtgtgtgtatgtacgcgccagtgcgtgcgtgcgtgtgtgccggtgtgtgtgtgtttgtatgtgtgtgtgtgtgtgtgtgtgtgtgtgtgtgtgtgtgtgtgtgttggctgtTGTGTGCGTTAATGTTGTTTGTTGATTTGCttttagttttgtgtgtgtgtgtgtgtgtgtgtgtgtgtgtgtgtgtatatgtgtgtgtgcgtgcgtgcgtgcgtgcgtgcgtaattgcgcgcgcgcgtgtgtgtgtgtgtgtgtgtgtgtgccggtgtgtgtgtgtgcgtgtatgtgtgtgtgtgtgtgttcgagagagagagtgtgtgtgtgtgtgagtgtgtgtgtgtgtgtgtgtgtgtgtgtgtgtgtgtgtgtgtgtgtgtgtgtgtgtgtgtgtgtgtgtgtgagtatgcgttcgtgcgtgcgtgccagtGCATTGTATACTTGCTAAATTGtcaacaataacaaaataatgtttttaggCGTTAGAAAACATTCCGACTTGTGTTTTACGATAGTGGCGGCCATCCATTAATGATGCAATGGTGCTCTTCTTGCCGCGTATATGCGATGACGAAAGACGAATAAGTCAATGACTGACTATAATTATTTGGTGAAAGCAGACTGCTCATGTTGCGTTAGTTTTCCCATCACGCTAAATCTTGTCACTATGGCAACAGTAAAATGGTCAAGCTCTTTATAAAATTGGTTTTCGTTTACCCGTTGCAATAGATTGTGATGCCACTTCATCAGTCTTGCTAGGCGGTTGGCCGCAGGTGATATGTTCATACACGAGGCGGGCAAACAAGTTACATGATTGGTTCCCCGTTGAGACTGTCTGCAGCGATATTATCAGCAAAATAGATGCAAATAAAAACACGGACATGAAAGCAGAATAAACAATCTCCTTTTAAGAGAAACAGGCCAGTCAAATCGCTCGGAGCATATTTAAACGGCAGGCGAAATAGCCCGGCGGCCTTCGGCCGTCAGGGTACGAATCCCGGCTCCCGCGCCTGGTGGTTAAGGCGGAGAATTGTTTTTCGATCTTCCAGTTCAACTCATGTGCAGGCCTGCTATTGTTTTATTGggcccttcgtgtgtacacgtgaAAACAGgttggaaaagatcctgttattCATGTAAGATTTTGGTGGAttttagaaacacgaaaatacgtagcatgcatcctccgaaaaCGGAGCTATAGATGCCTAAATGGTGAGGTACaatggtcatacatgtaaaagaccactcgtgcaaaacagaAGGGTGAAGAGGCAGCACATATACGCATACAGAAGTCTATCATAATAGAGTATTTCATCCACTTATGACGCAGACTAATACCACTCTGGACTAACACTCTGAAGCGCAACAGACTTAATATACGTAACTGGCAATGCACCACAGACTACAGTACTCCTCGGATAAGGTGACCCTCCTTGGGACCAAAAAAATTCGTGATCTTATCCGAGGGACACGTTAACCGgtcctcggataagatcaattCCAGTAGAAAAAATTGATATTATCCGAGGAGATCAGAGTTTAGTTTGAGGCCCCATAAAAGACTTCCCGCCAATTGAAAGTCAATGACGTGATAATGGGCAGatccagagagagacacacactgacatacatactGACACTGACCATCAGctgcattagagagagagagagagagagagagagagagagagagagagagagagagagagagagagagagagagagagagagagagagagagagagagagagagagagagagagagagagagagagaggaggtgaggtaagacagacatacatagaaagagaggagagacacagacaaactgataaggcctaaaaaataaaaaaaataggtgtggttacggtaacccgacctaccctatttttaggggccgaccctataactttttattacatttgtcaaaacaaaaacaaaacaaaaaaaaccgagtgcagaaaacgcaatgaaagcgacagcgctcgagtcgcacacttatttccctgtcaagtaggtttaatttgtaaacattagaaaaaaagttttaaaaaaaaagtgattgcctaccttcctaccctattttggggggctatgttaccttaaccacacctattttttttgttggcctaatgacagacagagataaagagaggagacggagagagagacatagagttaAAAAgagggagatcgagagagagagagagagagtaggggggggggggattgaaaggaagagagagagagagattggaggcTGAGAAAGAGACatgatagaagagagagagatggccagAGGggcaaagatagagagaaagaggggtcggagactgagagtgagagagagacagacagacagaaacagagaccatgagagaagagagagagggggaacgaAAGCGAGAGAGAGCTTCCAAATATCTCAAATCTTcaacaatataaaaattataagatgtttgatgggttgttgacagaccagcttttttgtcggtccgagggggagcatatccgttatcgtcttttgtttcatatttattgaccaaggccgtttctttcggccttggtcaataaatatgaaacaaaagacgatatgaaacggccttggtcaataaatatgaaacaaaagacgatatgaccaccaaacatcgtttttgtcatcattttggtagtgagaaaatcacaatcaacccagggagccatgctttgaaacacgggttccgtgctgataaccacacgagtcccggtttgataaggccacaaaaaaaaaataggtgtggttcaGGTAACATAGCCATAAAAATAGGGAACTATTTTCCAAGTTTTATTTGCGAAAGATTTCCTCATCCTTCTCTTTGCGGGGGTAAAATAATCGGGCCAAATAATCTGATGACGTTTACTTTTGTGCGTCACTTCTCTTTTGACGTCATATGGAGAAAAAAACGAGGTTTTCTTAGTCATACAAAGAAGGCTTTAGGTCGGGACCAACACCCTGATTGATGTTATCAGAGGTATGACCTTAAACGGTAGTGACGTTAACCGGGGAGTACTGTAGTAAATAGAGAAAACTACATGGCTTGCCGTGTGTCGTGCCAGATTTACACGGGttacttttttaaatattgaacgacgagcgaaagcgagctttttaatatttgaaaaagcaacgagtgtaaatctggttcATGTAAAATTCTGCTCATCCTACATATACtctacttacgtgtatttgactcaaaacgtcccgcagtcgaggcgtccaaattgaagacTCTTCTTTGTCAATTTGTAAATGTGAGAGACATAAGCTTAGTACCTTGCAAAGACTCGTGTAACCATTAAACCAACCGACCATCCACATAGCGGCGAGACAAGCACCATGACAAGCGACTGACCGACTGCTGTTCTTTTTCCCTCCACGCTGCAGAATGACATGGGCCTAATATCATCGGACGAAGGTGTGTACCTAGAGCCGACGGAGCGAAGCCACGTGGAATTGAACCTacgacacaaaacacacacacccggaCTGCACAGAGAAAGGTGAGAAAATAATGATACTACCACATTTTGGGGAATGTTCttaatttattttattaataaaaaaaaaatcatttagaAAGACAAAACTgcaatggtttttttttctcacaacgCATTCAAAGTATTGCAGTCATATATATCATTTTATCTTCATGTCAAGTTAAAACGTATTGCACAGATGAACCTGCAAGTCGTCTTTTACAATGTTACTGGACAGTTAAAAAGCCTCTAAGTCAGTCGAACCGTCAATATATATGTCGTCATTGTCACGTCACGCCGGAACGGGATTGAACATCATCACAGTGATGTCATTGTTTTTCCTCATGACCCGGTCCGTCATCAAGTTCGTCTGTCGCACCGCCGCGAAAGTCATCGGTCTGCTTCTATACGGACGGGCATGAGGATAGACAGAGAAACTGTTGGCACTGAGACATTGTCAGTATTGATAATGAAAATGACAAGAAGGAAATGATGATGTCATTGCTTGTCCTCAACAGGCACGTCATTAAGTTTGAATTTCGCACGACGGAAGACAACGGTCTGCTGGTGTACGGACGGGCTAGGGGAGGGCCAGAGGATATCTTGGCGCTCAAACTTGCGGGAGGAAAACTGTACTACACTGTCCGATGTCCCTCCCTGTCCGCCGATCTGCTGTTTCGTCATCCCATGGGCAAGCTTAGTGATGGGCACTGGCATAGCGTGGCGGTAAGTTGTTGTGGTAGTTTTATCAAGGCGAAATATCAGTGTTGCTTTCAATAGGATTAAAACAATATGATCACCGCTTGCCCCCTCCCAAGACCTTATTGGTCAAGGCACTGAATTAAACTAAACTGTTGCAGTGTTTTGGACTATTTACTTGCGTCAGTgcctgtgttgcgacttctgtcttgtgtgtggcgcacgttatatgtcaaagcagcaccgccctgatatggcccttcgtggtcggctggttgttaagcaaacaaacaaacaaaaacttgcttcaGTGCTTGTTAAGCTAGCAGTTAGTTACGTACTTAATAGTTTCTTTTTGATAGAGCGCAGATCATCAATTTATAAAATATGACAAGGGTAAGCGTGGCTGTTaacggtgtgtttgtttgtttgtttgtttatttgtttgtttgaaaaatgTGTTGTCCTGTCATCTCCACCAAGGACAAAATCTGCACAGAGCCCTTGATGGAGCCCTTGCAATAACTCTGAGATCGCGACCTGAACATATCTGAGAACGAAGCAAGTCAATTTGGGACTTCACAATAtacaatctatatatatactagatgattacccgcttcgccgggtaccggcttcgccgggaagaagtaaagccgaataccaggctgcgcctgacGCCGGCTTACGAAGGAAAGGAgttaaacgcgcaaaacaccggagaccttctaaaaatagtaacgtacagtgaccttctaaaaatagtaacgtagtaacgggaatatggattgacgccacacggaggaagggagataatcgcggctgaaaacactggagaagataaggaagagttagtggtagtggatcccgacaaaacaaaaaaaccaaaaaaaaacaaaatcggttcagcgcgcacagcgctgcgcgctgagagcacgtgttgaaatatctcatcgatgaggttgtgtccggggtgtagctgaatacggtgtccaaatttgaaaaagatccaccgagaactttggccgtgcatcgcgaacagacagacagacagacagacagacactagtcgtatatatatatagatacgacttgtgtctgtgtgtgtgtgtgtgttcgcgatgcacggccaaagttctcgatggatctgcttcaaatttggtgggcatattcagatagaccccggacacaaccagtcaacctggtcgatgagaagtttcaacacgtgctctcagcattttggtttttctgttcatcttcccagatccattcccactaactcttccttatcttctccagtgttttgcgtttatctcccttccttcgtgtggcgtcaatccatattcccgttactatttttagaacacaacgctcaatccatattcctgttactatttttagaaggtcactgtcccggcgaaacCGGGTATTACtcctccttatcttctccagtgttttgcgcgtttatctcccttccttcgtacgggtattcggctctacttcttccaggcgaagcgggtattcatctagtacatacAATACAATGATACTTTATTATCTCTAAAGAGAAATTACTTTCTGAATTCTATATGTGTGTATACCCTGACACAAGCGAAGCCTTCCAGTTCCAGCAGAAGAAGTCTGATTCTTTGCAGGTGAGGTTCCGACGTGACAACATGAGGATGCAGGTCGTGGTGGACAGGGTTCGAGACACCAAGGCCTATGCCACGAATTGCGCTGAGCTGACGTCACTAGTGTTTGGTGGCGTCACACCACGTGACAGTCAACTTCTCAGTGGGATATTGGTTTGTATTATCCTTTTcctgcaatttttttttttttaaacgccccagtcgtttttttttaatttttttttttttaatgtcccttcaaccGACATGGCCATGTAACCGATGCACGGCATTTGTTTCCTTTCTAAAACGCCCCAGTGACTGTGACGTTGCTTGCTACACGCAGTTGACCAGTCTATTGTATGGTGACTTTATTGCATTGTCTGGCCGCTTATTGAACTGTTAGAAAATGATGTGCAAGCTTGTTACGACACCAAAGCGGAAGCTCTAGCTTGTATAGTAAATCAAATTGAATTTCGGCACGTTTAAATGTTCAAATGTCCACAACTCATGATCTTATTTGTGTTGCAAAAGCCATAACCACCCAATACGAATTAACGCAAGTTGCACCTTTTAAATTGGTAATAATTATCTTAAttctattcatttatttatctattcatctatttatctatttatttatttatttgcagGGTAATGTTCCTCACTACAGCGGCTGCATCCGACGTGTTCACATTCCAAGGAGTTTAAGAGTTGCTGCAAGTTACTACACTGTTTCCACATGTCCGGCATAGCCCAACATATCGCAGAAATCATCGTTTCCTTGACTAGCAGGCGTAACAGTCAGGAAACATCAGTTCCCGGGGTCATAGCTGAAATACAAAAGGCAGGGGGAGAAGAAACAGTCGAGTACGTGGATGTGTCAGAAGTGCAACCAGGAGTGCAAATCTTCAGGAGCTTTACAGAGCTGGGAAGACGGTGTTATCGTCTACACAGTGCCCCCCACTCCCACCCCCtccatttaagacttccccccttttaagaccttgctttttcagatttcctgttcatagcctgtgtaaatgtacctcaaTTTCAAGTTACCTTCATGTTTCAGACCTgatcattttctcagattttctgttcatagcctgtgtaaatgtacctccatttcaagTTACCTTCATGTTTCAGACCTgatcattttctcagattttctgttcatagcctgtgtaaattgacctccatttcaAGTTACCTTCATGTTTCAGACCTGATCATTTTCTGAGATTTCCTGTTCATagcctgtgtaaatgtacctccatttcaagTTACCTTCATGTTTCAGACCTGTTCATagcctgtgtaaatgtacctccatttcaagTTACCTTCATGTTTCAGACCTGATCATagcctgtgtaaatgtacctccatttcaagTTACCTTCATGTTTCAGACCTGATCATagcctgtgtaaatgtacctccatttcaagTTACCTTCATGTTTCAGACCTgatcattttctcagattttctgacCTCCATTTCAAGTTACCTTCATGTTTCAGACCTgatcattttc carries:
- the LOC138967417 gene encoding neurexin-1a-like; translation: MQCRRAMSHFLCVFSALILTFWITTTNAGSFSAHLYRNDMGLISSDEGVYLEPTERSHVELNLRHKTHTPGLHRERHVIKFEFRTTEDNGLLVYGRARGGPEDILALKLAGGKLYYTVRCPSLSADLLFRHPMGKLSDGHWHSVAVRFRRDNMRMQVVVDRVRDTKAYATNCAELTSLVFGGVTPRDSQLLSGILGNVPHYSGCIRRVHIPRSLRVAASYYTVSTCPA